From the genome of Mya arenaria isolate MELC-2E11 chromosome 5, ASM2691426v1:
TATGGCGCACTCATTCTCATGTTAAGTATACATCTACTCTTCATGTATGGCGCACTCATTCTCATGTTAAAGTATACGTCTACTCTACATGTATGGCGCACTCATTCTCATGTTGAAGTATACGTCTACTCTACATGTATGGCGCACTCATTCTCATGTTAAAGTATACGTCTACTCTACATGTATGGCGCACTCATTCTCATGTTGAAGTATACGTCTACTCTACATGTTTATGCGCACTCATTCTCATGTTAAAGTATGCGtctactgtacatgtatggtgCACTCATTCTCATGTTGAAATATACGTCTACTCTACATGTATGGAGCACTCATTCTCATGTTGAAGTATACGTCTACTCTACATGTATGGAGCGCACTCAGTCTCATGTTGAAGTATTCGTTTAGTCTACATATAGATGGCGCATCCAGTCTCATGTTGGAGTATACGTCTACTTTACATGTATAGCGCACTCAGTCTCATGTTGAATAATACGTCTAGTCTATATATAGATAGCGCACTCACTCTGATGTAAAGGCATACGTCTAGTGTACATGTAGATGGCGCACTCAGTCTCATGTTGAAGTATACGTCTGGTCTACATGTATGGCGCACTCAGTCTCATGTTGAAGTATACGTCTAGTCTACATGTAGATGGCGCATTCAGTCTCATGTTGAAGTATACGTCTACTCTACATGTAGATGGCGCACTCAGTCTCATGTTGAAATATACGTCTAGTCTACATATAGACAGCGCAATCAGTCTCATGTTGAAATATACGTCAAATCTACTTATAGATGGCGCAATCAGTCTCCTGTTGAAGTATAGATCTAGTCTACATATAGATGGCGCACTCAGCCTCATGTTGAAGTATACGTCTACTCTACATGTAGATGGCGCACTCAGTCTCATGTTGAAGTATACGTCTACTCTACATGTAGATGGCACACTCAGTCTCATATTGAAATATACGTCAAATCTACTTATAGATGGCGCAATCAGTCTCCTGTTGAAGTATAGATCTAGTCTACATATAGATGGCGCACTCAGTCTCATGTTGGGGTATACGTCTAGACTATATGTAGACAGCGCACTCAGTTTCATGATGAAGTATACGTCTAGTATACATGTAGACAGCGCACTCAGTCTCATGTTGAAGTATACGTCTAGTCATCTTATAGATGGCGCAATCAGTCTCCTGTTGAAGTATAGATCTTGTCTTCATATAGAGAGCGCACTCAGTCTCATGTTTAAGTATACGTCAAGTCTACATACAGATAGCGCACTCAGTCTCATGTTTAAGTATACGTCAAGTCTACATACAGATAGCGCACTCAGTCTCATGTTTAAGTATACGTCAAGTCAACATACAGATAGCGCACTCAGTCTCATGTTTAAGTATACGTCAAGTCTACATACAGATAGCGCATTCAGTCTCATGTTTAAGTATACGTCAAGTCTACATACAGATAGCGCACTCAGTCTCATGTTTAAGTATACATCAAGTCTACATACAGATAGCGCACTCAGTCTCATGTTTAAGTATACGTCTATTCTACATATAGACAACGCACTCACTCTCATGGTTAAGTATACGTCTAGTGTAATGTAGATGGCACACACAGTCTCATGTTGAAGTATACGTCTACTCTACATATAGATAGCGTTCTCAGTCTCATGTTGAAGTATACGTCTAGTCTACATGTATAGCACATACAGTCTCATGTTGAATAATACGTCTATTCTTCATGTATATGGCACACTCAGTCTCATGTTGAAGTATACGTCTACTCTACATGTAGATGGCGCACTCAGTCTCATCTTGAAGTATACATCTAGTCTACATATAGATGGCACACCCAGTCTCACGTTGAAGTACACGTCTAGACTACATGTAGACAGCGCACTCAGTCTCATGTTGAAGTATACGTCTAATCTACGTCTAGTCTACAAAAAGATGGCACACCCAGTCTCACGTTGAAGTACACGTCTAGACTACATGTAGACAACGCACTCAGTCTCATGTTGAAGTATACGTCTGATCTACGTCTAGTCTACATATAGATGGCACACCCAGTCTCACGTTGAAGTACACGTCTAGACTACATGTAGACAGCGCACTCAGTCTCATGTTGAAGTTTACGTATAGTGTACATGCAGATGGAGCACACAGTTTCATGTTGAAGTATACGTCTAGTCTACATGTAGATGGCGTACTCAGTCTCATGTTGAAGTATACGTCTAGTCTTCATGTATAGCACACTCAGTCTCATGTTGAATAATACGTCTATTATTCATGTATATGGCGCACTCAGTCTCATCTTGAAGTATACGTCTACTCTACATTTAGATGGCGCACTCAGTCTCATGTTGAAGTATATGTCTAGTCTACATAGAGATTGCACACCCAGTCTCACGCTGAAGTACACGTCTAGACTACATGTAGACAGCGCACTCAGTCTCATGTTGAAGTATATGTCTAATCTACGTCTAGTCTACATATATATAGCGCACTTAGTCTCCTGTTGAAGCACACGTCTAGACTACATGTAGACAGTGCACTCAGTCTCATGTTGAAGTATACGTCTAATCTACGACTAGTCTACATATATATAGCGCACTCAGTCTCCTGTTGAAGTTTACGTATAGTGTACATGCCGATGGAGCACACAGTTTCATGTTGAAATATATGTCTAGTCTACATGTAGAAGGCGCACTCAGTCTCATGTTGGAGTATACGTCTAGTCTACATATATGGCACACTCAGTCTCATGTTGAAGTATACGTCTAATGTACAAGTTCATGGCACACACAGTTTCATGCTTATGTTTACCTCTAGTCTACATATAGATGGCGCACTCAGTCTCATGTTGAAGTATACGTCTAGTCTACATGTAGATGGCGCACTCAGTCTCATGTTGAAGTATATGTCTAGTCTATATGTAGATGGCGCACTCAGTCTCATGTTGAAGTATACGTCTAGTCTACATGTAGATGGCGCACTCAGTCTCATGTTGAAGTATACGTCTACTCCACATGTAGATGGCACACTCAGTCTCATGTTGAAGTATACGTCTAGCCTACATGTAGATGGCGCACTCAGTCTCATGTTGAAGTATACGTCTAGTCCTCAACATATTGATAGCGTACTCAGTTTCATGTTGAAGTATACGTCTAGTCTAAATGTAGATGGTGCACTTAAAGTCATGTTGAAGTATACGTTTATGTAATGTTTGATGACCATTGTTCCAGGAAATATCGagttttcgttcaaggtcactgtgacctttgtcTTTGACCCAAtaacccctaaaatcaatagggtcatctactggtcaggcccaacctccaagtcaagtttgagggccataggaaCAGACATTTTCATGTTATCCCTCAGACACCCTTTTAGTATTCAatgtcattgtgaccttgacccttgaccTGATgaaccctaaaatcaataggggacTTCTACTGCCCATGCCCTGCTTCAATGTTAAgcttgatgaccatatgtccaggcATTaatgagttatcactcggacaagctttgacaaccttttcacgttaaaggtcactgtgaccttgacctttgacccttaAATCCATTTCTTcaactggtcaggtccaaccttcatgtcaagtttgatgacaataggtccaggaattgtcgagttaaCACTCGtgcaagctttggtctaccgaaggacggaccgaccgaccgacatgtgcaaagcaatataaccactcttcttcgaagggggtcttaattaaaaacatttgatgTAATACATCATTGACCAAGAAGTATAACCATGTTTATAAGTACTTAGATAATGCTTTCATTAGATATTCATATCACTATACGTTAGTGTCTGTGTCATTGATCAATTATCTAACAGAAGTTCTATCAATTGTACCAGCAAATAAATTGCTATCTGGCTTTTGAGTCCTGTGCACTTGACCTTTACTGAGAACAAGGTCGGAATATACCATCCGCATCACGTCTCGAAGCggtaaatatttttgtcaaggTATCTCAAAACGCTTCCATTAGTTGAGGAGCAGACTCGAAATAGACCTTTGAATggtgtgatcttgaccttaaaTGTACCTCGTCAGATGTATGACATTGAACGTTTAAATACGCTTCGGTAGAACGGAAGATGGCTATATGACCTTGACTTTTATTTGTGACCTTGACTGGCCTTGAAGGTAATTGACATGAAACATCAGCGCAATGTTATTTAGAAATCCTTTCAGCAGTGGTCGAGTTGGAAGGTACAATATATGCCACCAAAACATGCACACTGCACATGGCTCGATTTGGTGAGCATCTTCCATTAAGAGGAATTAATAGGGAGCAAATACGACATGGCGATCGACGGCCAGACAATAACACATGGATACTAAAATATCAGTATCCCCTTCCATCTCGATTAACAACACAATCAAGtatacagcaaaaaaaaacactataaaacagtttacaatttattagtGTCCatcttttgaaatataatttcaaaattggtGAATATATCTAAGGATTTACAAGAAAAATACAGATGTCAATATGTCATGGCATACCCATAGAACATACATTGAACTGTAAAGTGTTAAATTAACATTGCTCACCTGATCccattcaagtgtgaaataagtgttttcagggaGAGGGCAATTGTGACAGTGGGTTAGATCCTTCCTagtgaccaagttttttttaatatcacggatGACCCAATTGCAAACcttaccttgctgtaataagtatacattctgaccaggtttcatatagataaagtagaaaatatggtgttttaacaatgtttcctatgatttgacttcGTGACCTAGTTCTTGAACTCcggttacccagtttcaaacttgacatagacttcataaacacaaacattctgacatagtttcatggtgatcaaagagagaatgtaaTCTCTACAgtgttttcaaagtttttctatgatttgacctagtggtCTGGTTTTTGACCTTTGATTACCCTATTTCAAACTCTACCttaagatcatcaagaataacattctgatcaagttccataaGTTcaggtcataaatgtggcctatagagtgttaacatgcacTCCTATTaattgacctggtgacctagttcttgaccccacatgacccagattcgaacttggcctagaggtaagcaatttaaacattctgactaagtttcatgaacatacagtcataaatgtgacctctagagtgctaacaagcttttcctatgatttgacctggtgacctagtttttgaccgcacatgacccagatttaaactcgacttaaagattattaatataaacattctgaccaactttcatgaagatacagtcataaatgtgacctcaaGATTGtttacaagcttttccttcaatttgacctggagacctagtttttgaccgcatatgacccagattcgaacttgacctagagattaataatattaacattttgaccaagtttcatgaagatacagtcataaatgtgacctctagattgttTACAAGCTTTTCCGTccatttgacctggtgacctagtttttgaccgcgcatgacccagattcgaacttgacctagaaattattattatttacattctgaccaagtttcctgaagatacaggcataaatgtgacctctatagtgttaacaagcgttgtctttaatttgacctagtgacatagtctttaaccccagatgacccaatatcgaactcatccaagattttattgagggtaacattctgaccaagtttcattaagattgagcccaaattgtgacctctagagagtaaacagtcaaattgttgacgacaaAGGACAACAGACACAGGGAGATCACactagctcaccttgagcacttcgtgttcaggtgagctaaaaatgaaaacaaacactgTTGGTACCATCTTCTAAACAAACATGTGATTTTCTTACCATAAAGATTCTTATCTCTGCTTACatctttttaacataaatatgtcTTTTGATAGAACATAATTCACCTTAATTGAATAGTGCGAACAGTTTCAGACAAATAACTAAATAATGTCAGAATCAGcctttataaaaattattcaatacatgtaTGCTCCATACAATAAAAATGGATATAGGCTTaatatgaaaatgcataaaaagaCATTACAACTGCTAAAACTGTCATTGAAAAGATGTCAAATATgcaaaatggaataaataatcaatatagctgatacaaatgataaaaaaatattaatttattcaatgAACAGTTGATCTCTAATGCGGTGCCAAGTTATCAACAACACTTACATATAATAGTCATTCTCCATCAACAGTAATTCAGCTAACTCttaattaatcaaaacaataataatacaaaaaataacaaacaaaattgtaaaaagcCATTAACCCCCCAAAACGAAATATAATCGTATGGTGTCAAGAACAGGAATAATAGATTGGTATCACCCAGGAGCTAGACAGGAGATGTTGATCTTACAACTTTCAAACTGAGGGGTGCCTGCAAGACCATATTAAGCCCTTCTATAAATTCAGGTATTTACTTAAGTCTTGCATGCACCCCTTTGATATATGAAACCACCTGGTACTTTGCATTCTTAGGTGACATACCGGTAATGAATTTacaattaaaagtatataaaattcTATTTGACTACCAATTCATACCAGTACAGTAATTTGATTTTAGCGTCATTGCCTCGAAACATTTAAATGTGGGATTAGCTCACCCCACAACAAATGTAAAGCATCATATGAATAACATACATAGTCAATTTCAACACTATTCCGTTTCCAATACATCAAACTGGGCATTAGGGCAAACTTTATTGAATTCTTCAAATGCTTCTGTCTGATTAAGGTTATGGACCTTCTGAAGATGGTGTAGAAATGCCCCCTCAAGAGGGAATTTCTCTTTACAATACGAACAAGCCACCTTGCACAGTTTTTGTCGTATCTTCTTGGCCTCTTTATTCAGCTCTAACGCTTCAGTTCCCTCTATATTATGCACCTCGATCATGTGTATCTTGTAGTCTGGGGCTTTGCTGAATGACATTCTACACTGTACACAGGAATACTCGTACATTCCTTTGTGGGAATTCTCATGAATTCTCCAACAACGTTTGTCCTTAAATTTCTTATGGCAATAGTTGCACGGGTACCTGAAGCCACCATGTATGACAAACAAGTGGCGCTTGTATACATTGAGCTTGACAAATTTCTTCCCACAATGCTCACATGTGTGTTTCGCATCAGTGTGACTTGACTTTATGTGATCCCTGAGAGAACCCTTCAGCTTAAACTCTCTGTCgcatatattacatttatatggCTTTATACCATGGGTCTTCACTTGATGTTTACTCATAGCAAGCTGCCCTCTACACTTAAAGTTACAAATAGGACACTCCTCTTCAGGCCTAGACTGACAGACTAAGGAATGAAACTTCTTCTTTGCTTTTGTTTCAAAGTCCTTCCTACAGAAGGGACACCTCAGCCCTTCATCTTCATCCTCACTGCACACCCTTTCTCTCGGTCCTTCTATATTCTTCACACAAAAAGGTCCATGCAAGTCAACCTCTATCTCGCTCTTAAACTTCTGGCCGCACCCTTTAGGGCACTTGGAGAAATCATTATCCTCCACCCTTCCATGGGTCTTCTTGTGAGCATACAAGGTACTCCTGTTGTAGAACTCCTTGTCACAGATATTACACACTAGTGAATGTTCTACCTTTTTCACAGCTGCCCTAGTCTTTAGTCGTTTGACAGTAACCACAGTTCCAGAAGGGTTTTCATACTCCCCCTCTTCCCAGTATCTATCTGCCTCAAAATCGTCTTGTCTAACTGCTGTACATTCAACTTCATCCTCTTCAGCCTCTGCATCAAAATCATGATAAGCCTTGTGTTGCTGGCAATGTATCTTCAGCTCTTCTTCACTCGGGAACATTTTGTTACAAAGGGAACAATAATACAAAAGAACTTTATTTGACTGCTCTGTCTTTTTCTCGACAGCAACTTTCTTTGTTGTTCTATGTGACTCAAGATGTTCTTTCAAAACAGTCTCAGGTGGAAGCTTTATATTGCAAATTGAACAAAAGTATCCATATTTCTTTCCAAGGGTGTCAACATCTATGTTACTAATATTTGGACTAGTGCCAGACTTCTGTTTTATCcttattttgacaactttggtTTTTGGACTTTGTGAACCTTTTACTTCTTTCTTGATCTGCAACCTAGAGCTTTTTCTCACTGGTGTTTCAATAATTTCCTGCTTTATAGAGGGATCCTTAGATGCAACGGATGTGCCATCCAGTTTGGCCAAATCTATATCATCTGATATGCTTTCAATATCTGTTGTAATTGTGCCAACAATCTGATCACCTACATTTTCTTCAATGTTGCCTGCTGGCCTAACCTCTGATTCTCCTTCCACATCAGCTGTCTCGGTGTCCATCTCAGCTATCTCATCTGACCTCATGGCTATCTTTTCATTTCCATCCTCAGTAATCACCTCTGTATCATCATTATGTGGCTCTACTATGATGTAATCATTATTTTCTATCGGCTCAGTGTCCATAGTAACATGCCCTTTTGTATTATCATCATTTTCCATTTGAACTGCAGCTTCAACTAAAGCATTCACAGCATCAAAATTTGATGTATCAGTATGTACAGTTTGCTTGTTTCCAACTGGCTCAAGAGTTGTGTAGACCTGTCCATTCGAAGTCATTACCATCATTGACTGTGTTTGTA
Proteins encoded in this window:
- the LOC128234352 gene encoding zinc finger and BTB domain-containing protein 11-like; this encodes METSAEDPDDVYTCGVCYAKINISDLTNHVFLHDDYSAFSYDETTKIIEPITEAVKNNIVNVEVADSGDVHSQAYNLATTASALVDLGTGPDQQGAADQQIGSDQVAIMYDHQTQQDDNTVVTLADEKSVPLSVFPNMSQIPVSLTNFNVQIGGASISSSVVQEPDISERTSLVGLQLNPSDDSKVQYITIQKPDSNPQPAVSKESIAQSNLSAYLKATVPTVSKLSTLNEIFVWNRGRNLKSGETVTNVQAPIIENGVSRLAECAVVFLRHVPLDRNSNKRFGEAETSCEEVPNVDGLDEMAIEMVLDSRRHMMKKKHGKPGRQMEVYKYKETGMSDTIAKELRKSMLKDSPAVAKYLQSMNIPNDDLQELESYASQQQQHAQSGDRLVHGTSSQGSQTSDIPSDNAIQTQSMMVMTSNGQVYTTLEPVGNKQTVHTDTSNFDAVNALVEAAVQMENDDNTKGHVTMDTEPIENNDYIIVEPHNDDTEVITEDGNEKIAMRSDEIAEMDTETADVEGESEVRPAGNIEENVGDQIVGTITTDIESISDDIDLAKLDGTSVASKDPSIKQEIIETPVRKSSRLQIKKEVKGSQSPKTKVVKIRIKQKSGTSPNISNIDVDTLGKKYGYFCSICNIKLPPETVLKEHLESHRTTKKVAVEKKTEQSNKVLLYYCSLCNKMFPSEEELKIHCQQHKAYHDFDAEAEEDEVECTAVRQDDFEADRYWEEGEYENPSGTVVTVKRLKTRAAVKKVEHSLVCNICDKEFYNRSTLYAHKKTHGRVEDNDFSKCPKGCGQKFKSEIEVDLHGPFCVKNIEGPRERVCSEDEDEGLRCPFCRKDFETKAKKKFHSLVCQSRPEEECPICNFKCRGQLAMSKHQVKTHGIKPYKCNICDREFKLKGSLRDHIKSSHTDAKHTCEHCGKKFVKLNVYKRHLFVIHGGFRYPCNYCHKKFKDKRCWRIHENSHKGMYEYSCVQCRMSFSKAPDYKIHMIEVHNIEGTEALELNKEAKKIRQKLCKVACSYCKEKFPLEGAFLHHLQKVHNLNQTEAFEEFNKVCPNAQFDVLETE